One stretch of Sander lucioperca isolate FBNREF2018 chromosome 13, SLUC_FBN_1.2, whole genome shotgun sequence DNA includes these proteins:
- the LOC116061957 gene encoding uncharacterized protein LOC116061957: protein MDDMDDYIWQRRIQHGVRYQKSAVPFPDSVEIGLDFNAALERTEKLDLSLLTNGVMLELCEFAKTVTKSETYFLFEMLDFNFDLGVDVDIDQQYFDYARRAHNKIKLLKEQIKVKPQRWKETFPLPDLSAIIGATASKQSRHYYPNRNKMVDCSVLSNGSNNSQSAEHQKTESNGDMYVVKRGGLKPTEYTFPYCKNLGVTPVVRPGDAPREKLDPSLVNNGVMLELLNFSRVLCGTHTGIVYDLVKQNFGHELDKTLFRMQLSKLMERKYACLRPEEKDAFRKEPFEVQIQKREYKRKRKIDPAADYEEQDGLTMTSKRKGTPRLMDDYVKDFCQDGDLSYMCPVDFETEMQSGSEDKPETMTFESSLSETEFSLDVKEEEEEVVISPMPPQANCWPGAHLKNTTFKAVSALFSEVDNEDRDAKTPKQKLWMRRTTRAKRILKSSKVNDLFARCREIALDFNVGSGNKQNVDPFLLTNHVLFEIYRFATTMSKSFRSFLFEILDINFNLVPQGNLYHRNFIYYMITKEKILQNHPDRWKTEFLSSPFQFPEVYNMVDVTSDFKTGQEVETEQPASVDLPASADSQEADMELHPYCKKFGLNLWSLAERPANQKLDLTALTTGAVLEIFGFVRELCAPVREMVNDVLEHNFDLDLQSGASVASGVIKRWYSLQKSVMKGQSPSPKITRWLNTVVPINGYSQLNRKPKTANGSQDPDSGEEDVKPEIDDFIVDVKTEETEDENIYRYNFCEEIGLILDVGSKPEASAKLDLRLLTRGILFEMHRYVERNCNRYVPALYEILEYNFDLSSQNHRRVEFAWSIASQVIAIAGKNGRKGDYLNRAIELPIEVSDSQQAVCKEEPDDGFGETDYSDNDIVFVRELKPVDIEVEIE from the coding sequence atggacGACATGGACGACTACATCTGGCAGCGCCGCATCCAGCACGGCGTGAGATATCAGAAGAGCGCCGTCCCGTTCCCAGACTCGGTTGAAATCGGTTTGGATTTCAACGCGGCGTTGGAAAGGACGGAAAAGTTAGATCTGAGTCTGCTGACGAACGGCGTGATGCTGGAGCTTTGCGAATTCGCCAAAACGGTGACCAAGTCCGAGACGTACTTCCTCTTCGAAATGCTGGACTTCAACTTCGACCTCGGCGTGGACGTGGACATCGACCAGCAGTACTTCGACTACGCGAGACGCGCTCACAATAAAATAAAGCTGCTGAAGGAGCAAATCAAAGTGAAACCACAGAGATGGAAAGAAACGTTTCCACTGCCAGACCTGAGCGCGATTATTGGGGCGACTGCGTCAAAGCAGTCCAGACATTACTACCCGAACAGGAACAAAATGGTGGACTGTTCGGTCCTCAGTAACGGCAGCAATAACAGCCAGTCCGCAGAACATCAGAAGACGGAAAGTAACGGAGACATGTATGTTGTTAAACGAGGCGGATTAAAACCGACGGAATATACCTTCCCTTACTGTAAAAACCTCGGTGTGACTCCGGTTGTTCGACCGGGCGACGCACCCCGAGAGAAATTAGACCCGAGTCTGGTGAACAACGGCGTGATGTTGGAACTGCTCAACTTCTCCCGAGTGCTTTGTGGGACGCACACCGGGATAGTTTACGACTTGGTCAAGCAAAACTTTGGCCACGAGTTGGATAAAACGTTGTTCCGTATGCAGCTGAgcaagctgatggagaggaagtACGCGTGCCTAAGGCCGGAGGAGAAAGACGCTTTCCGAAAGGAGCCGTTCGAAGTCCAGATCCAGAAACGGGAATACAAGCGTAAACGGAAAATAGACCCAGCCGCAGATTACGAAGAACAGGACGGACTAACGATGACCAGTAAAAGAAAAGGGACGCCGAGGCTCATGGACGATTATGTGAAAGACTTCTGTCAGGATGGCGACCTGTCATACATGTGTCCGGTTGATTTTGAGACAGAAATGCAGTCCGGTTCGGAGGACAAACCAGAAACGATGACGTTTGAAAGTAGTTTGTCGGAAACGGAGTTCTCTCTGGATgtaaaggaggaagaggaggaagtggTCATCTCTCCAATGCCGCCTCAGGCTAATTGTTGGCCTGGCGCTCATCTAAAGAACACGACTTTTAAAGCAGTCTCGGCGCTGTTTTCCGAAGTCGACAACGAGGACAGAGATGCAAAAACACCGAAGCAGAAGCTGTGGATGAGACGCACCACTCGTGCAAAACGAATCCTGAAGTCGAGCAAAGTGAACGACCTGTTCGCCCGCTGCAGGGAGATAGCGTTGGACTTCAACGTCGGCTCGGGCAACAAACAGAACGTGGATCCGTTCCTTCTCACCAATCACGTGTTGTTCGAGATCTACAGATTCGCAACTACGATGTCCAAGAGTTTCCGCAGTTTCTTGTTTGAGATTCTGGACATAAACTTCAACCTCGTCCCCCAGGGTAACCTGTACCATCGCAATTTTATATACTACATGATAACGAAAGAAAAGATCCTTCAGAACCACCCCGACCGATGGAAAACGGAGTTTCTCAGCAGCCCCTTTCAGTTCCCGGAAGTTTACAACATGGTTGACGTGACGAGCGATTTTAAAACGGGACAAGAAGTTGAGACGGAGCAGCCGGCGAGCGTAGATTTGCCGGCTTCGGCTGACAGCCAGGAGGCGGATATGGAGCTTCACCCGTACTGTAAAAAGTTTGGCCTTAACCTTTGGTCACTAGCAGAACGTCCGGCGAACCAGAAGCTCGATTTGACGGCCTTGACGACCGGCGCTGTGCTCGAGATATTCGGCTTTGTGCGAGAGCTGTGTGCACCGGTCCGCGAGATGGTTAACGACGTCCTGGAGCACAACTTTGATCTTGATCTGCAAAGCGGAGCATCGGTTGCGTCTGGCGTGATCAAGAGATGGTACTCCTTGCAGAAAAGCGTAATGAAAGGGCAGTCCCCGTCCCCGAAGATCACTCGATGGTTAAACACGGTTGTCCCGATAAACGGCTACTCGCAGCTCAATCGGAAACCGAAAACCGCCAACGGATCTCAGGATCCGGACTCTGGAGAAGAAGATGTAAAACCGGAAATTGATGATTTTATTGTAGATGTGAAGACGGAGGAGACGGAGGATGAAAACATCTATCGCTACAACTTCTGCGAAGAAATAGGACTGATCCTGGACGTCGGATCTAAACCGGAAGCCAGCGCAAAACTCGACCTGCGGCTTCTGACGAGGGGAATCCTCTTCGAGATGCACCGGTACGTGGAACGAAACTGCAACCGATACGTTCCCGCTCTGTACGAGATCCTGGAGTACAACTTCGACCTGAGCTCCCAGAACCACCGCCGGGTGGAGTTCGCCTGGTCCATCGCATCGCAGGTGATCGCCATAGCGGGGAAGAACGGCAGGAAGGGAGACTATCTGAACAGAGCGATCGAGTTGCCGATCGAAGTCTCGGACTCCCAGCAGGCCGTGTGCAAAGAGGAGCCGGACGACGGCTTCGGCGAGACGGACTACAGCGATAACGACATCGTGTTTGTCCGAGAACTGAAGCCAGTTGACATAGAAGTGGAGATAGAGTAG